One region of Oncorhynchus keta strain PuntledgeMale-10-30-2019 chromosome 24, Oket_V2, whole genome shotgun sequence genomic DNA includes:
- the LOC118381998 gene encoding leucine-rich repeat transmembrane protein FLRT3-like: MAAQCKNFLLFLTRVGLLLGLANPLVTSASCPSACRCDGTFIYCNDRGLTSIPTGIPLDATILFLQNNRIKSAGIPTDLKRLSNVEKIYLYCNNLDEFPQNLPIGVKELHLQENNIRMITHASLGQIPLIEELHLDDNSVSAVSIEEGAFRDSYHLRLLFLSRNHLSTIPSGLPQTIEELRFDDNRISSISEASLQDLINLKRLVLDGNLLNNRGIGEMAFINLINLTELSLVRNTLTSPPANLPGTSLEKLQLQDNHINRVPAGAFAFLRQLYRLDLSGNNLSSLPHGVFEDLDNLTQLLLRNNPWQCTCRMKWVRDWLRSLPTKVNVRGFMCQGPDKVKGMAIKDLSMDLFDCGGSDLGRGQGDPTETSTVSNTLLPSQPQWPSFVTKRPVVRMPDRNKNYRSTTTPSGRKIIRISVKSSSAETVHISWRVSVPLTAMRLSWLKLGHNPSFGSITETIVQGEKKEYLLTALEPESSYRICMVPMETSNIYLTDETPVCIETETSSLKAYKPTTTLNREQEKEPYNNSSLPLAAIIGGAVALLAILMLAFVCWYVHRNSSLFSRNCTYNKGRRRKDDYAEAGTKKDNSILEIREASFQMIPIHPVPVSKEEFVIHTIFPPNGLSLYKSPHSETSTSNRSYRDSGIPDSDHSHS; the protein is encoded by the coding sequence ATGGCCGCCCAATGCAAGAACTTCCTGCTCTTCTTGACTAGGGTAGGACTACTTCTGGGTCTGGCTAACCCTCTGGTGACCTCCGCCTCCTGCCCCTCGGCCTGCCGGTGTGATGGGACCTTCATCTACTGTAATGATCGAGGCCTCACGTCTATCCCTACCGGCATTCCACTGGATGCTACTATTCTCTTCCTCCAAAACAACAGGATCAAGAGCGCCGGCATCCCCACCGATCTGAAGAGGCTAAGCAACGTCGAGAAGATCTATCTGTACTGCAATAATCTGGACGAGTTCCCCCAAAACCTGCCGATCGGGGTCAAAGAGCTGCATCTACAGGAGAATAATATCCGCATGATTACGCATGCGTCGCTGGGTCAGATCCCGCTGATCGAGGAGCTGCACCTGGATGATAACTCCGTCTCGGCGGTTAGCATCGAGGAGGGAGCGTTCAGGGACAGCTACCACCTGAGACTACTCTTTCTCTCCAGGAACCATCTGAGCACCATCCCGTCTGGCCTCCCGCAGACCATCGAGGAGCTGCGCTTCGACGACAACCGCATCTCGTCAATATCAGAGGCATCCCTGCAGGACCTGATCAACCTAAAGAGACTCGTCCTGGACGGGAACCTGCTCAACAACCGCGGCATCGGCGAAATGGCCTTCATCAACCTGATTAATCTCACCGAGCTCTCCCTGGTGAGAAACACCCTTACGTCGCCGCCGGCTAACTTACCAGGAACCAGTTTGGAGAAACTGCAGCTCCAAGACAACCACATCAACCGGGTACCGGCCGGAGCTTTTGCTTTCCTCAGGCAGCTGTATCGGTTGGATCTATCAGGCAACAACCTGAGCAGTCTGCCTCACGGAGTGTTCGAAGACCTGGATAACCTCACGCAGCTCCTGCTCCGTAACAACCCTTGGCAGTGCACTTGCCGGATGAAGTGGGTGAGAGACTGGTTAAGGTCCCTGCCGACAAAAGTCAACGTCCGAGGGTTTATGTGCCAGGGACCAGACAAGGTCAAGGGCATGGCTATTAAGGATTTGTCCATGGACTTGTTTGACTGTGGAGGATCTGACTTGGGCAGGGGCCAGGGGGATCCTACCGAGACCAGCACTGTCTCTAACACCTTACTGCCCTCACAACCCCAATGGCCCTCCTTTGTGACCAAAAGACCGGTGGTGAGAATGCCTGACAGGAATAAGAACTACCGAAGTACTACGACACCGTCAGGAAGAAAGATCATCAGGATCAGCGTGAAGTCGAGCAGTGCAGAGACAGTGCACATCTCCTGGAGGGTTTCTGTACCCTTGACTGCCATGAGGCTCAGCTGGTTAAAACTGGGCCACAACCCTTCGTTCGGTTCCATCACGGAGACCATCGTACAGGGCGAGAAGAAGGAGTACCTCCTAACAGCTCTAGAACCGGAATCCTCGTACAGGATATGCATGGTTCCCATGGAGACCAGCAACATTTACTTGACGGACGAGACACCAGTTTgcatagagacagagaccagtTCTCTGAAGGCTTACAAACCCACCACCACACTGAACCGCGAGCAGGAAAAGGAGCCTTACAACAATTCCAGTCTGCCTTTAGCCGCGATCATCGGAGGGGCCGTGGCTCTGTTGGCAATATTAATGCTGGCGTTTGTGTGCTGGTACGTGCACAGGAACAGTTCACTGTTTTCCAGGAATTGCACCTACAACAAGGGACGTCGGAGGAAGGACGATTACGCCGAGGCGGGGACGAAAAAGGATAACTCAATCTTGGAGATACGAGAGGCCTCTTTTCAGATGATCCCCATACACCCTGTGCCCGTGTCCAAAGAGGAGTTTGTGATACATACGATTTTCCCTCCGAACGGATTGAGTCTGTACAAGAGCCCGCACAGCGAGACCAGTACTAGCAACAGAAGCTACAGAGACAGCGGAATACCTGATTCAGACCACTCGCATTCATGA